The Variovorax sp. PMC12 genome segment GGCGTCGAAGCGCCGGTTGAACGCACCGAGGAAACCGCGCGTGCGCGGCGGCACGCCCGGCTTCAGGAAGCGTGCGCACAGCGCCGGGATCAGCACGATGGCCACCAACACCGACAGCGCCATCGACGCGATGATCGTCACCGAGAACTGCCGGTAGATCACGCCCACCGAGCCGCCGAAGAAGGTCATCGGCAGGAACACCGCCGACACCACCACCGCAATGCCCACCAGCGCGCCGGTGATCTCCTTCATCGACTTGATGGTGGCGGCCTTCGCGTCGAGCCCTTCCTCGTGCATGACGCGCTCGACGTTCTCCACCACCACGATGGCGTCGTCCACCAGCAGGCCGATGGCCAGCACCATGCCGAACAGCGTGAGCACGTTGATCGAATAGCCGAAGGCCGCCAGCACGCCGAAGGTGCCCAGCAGCACCACCGGCACGGTGATGGCCGGGATCACGGTGGCGCGCCAGTTCTGCAGGAACAGGAACATCACCACCACCACCAGCGCGATGGCCTCCAGGAGCGTCTTGAGCACCGACTGGATCGAGATCTTCACGAAGCGCGTGGTGTCCTCCGCATAGGCCACGCGCAGGCCGGCGGGCAGCGAGGGCTCCATTTCGGCGATGCGCGCCTTCACCGCCCTGGCGGTGGTCAGCGCATTGGCGCCGGGCGCCAGCATGATGGCCGCGCCGGCTGCGGGGTGGCCGTTCAGGCGCGTGGTTTCAGCGTACGACTCGTTGCCGATTTCCACGCGCGCCACGTCGCCCAGCCGCACCACGGCGCCGTCGGCCTGGGTCTTGAGCACGATGCCGCGGAACTGCTCGGGCGTCTGCAGCCGCGAGAGCGCGGTCACGGTCGCGTTGAGCTGCTGGCCGGCGGGCGACGGCCGCGCGCCGATCTCGCCGACCGACACCTGCGTGTTCTGCGCGGTGATGGCGGCGGTGATGTCCGACGGCATCAGCTGGTAGCTCGCCAGCCGGTGCGGGTCGAGCCAGATGCGCATCGCATACGCCGCGCCGAAGGCCTGCACCGAGCCCACGCCGTCGACGCGGCTCACCGGGTCGCGCAGGTTGCTGGCCATCCAGTCGGCCACGTCGGTGTCGGTGCGGCGGTCGGTCGCGTCGTAGAGCGCCACGATCAGCAGGAAGTTGTTCTGCGACTTGTAGACCGTCACGCCCTGTTGCTGCACCGCCTGCGGCAGCCGGCTGGTGGCCTGGCTGACCTTGTTCTGCACCTGCACCTGCGCGGTGTCGGGGTCGATGCCCTGGCGGAAGGTGATGCTGATGTCGGCATAGCCGGCCGAGCTGCTCGTCGACTTGAAGTACAGCAGGCCGTCGATGCCCTTGAGCTGCTGCTCGAGCACCTGCGTCACGCTGTTCTCCACCGCCTGCGCCGATGCGCCGGGGTAGTTGGCCGAGACGACGACGGTGGGCGGCGCGATGTCCGGGTACTGCGAAACCGGCAGCGTGCGTATGGCCACGCCGCCCGCCAGCATGATGAGGATGGCGATGACCCATGCGAACACGGGCCGGTGGATGAAGAAATTCGCGATCACGTCGGGTTGCTCAATCTGCGGAAGAAGCCGTGGCGGTGTTCGCGGCCGTCACCGGTACCGGCTTCACCTTGGCTCCGGGCTGGGCGCGCTGCAGCCCGTCGACCACCAGGCGGTCGCCTTCGCGCAGGCCCTTGCTCACGATCCACTGGTCGCCCGTGGTGGTGCGCAGCTCCAGTGCGCGCAACTCGACCTTGTCGCCCGCGCCGACCACCAGGGCGGTGGGCTCGCCTTTCTCGTTGCGTGCCACGCCGCGCTGCGGCGCGAGGATGGCCTGCCGCTCCACGCCGGACTCGACCTGCGCGCGCACGTACATGCCGGGCAGCAGCAACCCCTGCGGGTTCGGGAACTCCGCGCGCAGCGTGACCGAGCCCGTGGCCGGATCGACCGCGACTTCGGAGAACTTCATGGTGCCCGTGTGCGAATAGGGCAGGCCGTCTTCCATGCGCAGGCCGACCTGCGCGCTGGCGGGCGCCATGTCGCCGGAGATGAAGCGGCGCTTGAGCCGCGTCAGATCCAGGCTCGACTGCACCACGTCGACATAGATCGGGTCCAGCCGCTGGATGGTGGCCAGCGCCACCGTCTGGCCCGGCGCCACCAGCGCGCCTTCGGTCACGCTGGAGCGCCCGATGCGTCCCGCGATGGGCGCGGTGATGCGGGTGAAGCCGAGGTTGATGCGCGCCGCCTTCACCGCCGCTTGCGCGGCCTTCACGCCGGCCTCTGCCTGCACCAGCGCGGCCTGCGCCTCCTCGTGCTCCTGGCGGCTCACCGCATTGGCCTTGACCAGTTCGCCGAAGCGCCCGGCCTTGCCCCGCAGGCTCGCGATGCCGGCCTGCGAGGTGGCGAGCGCGGCCTGGGCCTGTTCGTGCGCGGCCTCGAAGGGGCCGGGCTCGATCTCATAAAGCACCTGGCCCGCGCGGACCATGCTGCCTTCCTCGAACAGGCGCTTGCGCACGATGCCGTTGACCTGCGGCCGCACTTCGGACACGCGGAAAGCGGCGGTGCGGCCCGCCAGTTCGGTGTGCACCGGTACGTCGGTGGCACGCAGCGTGACCACGCCGACTTCGGGCGGCGGCGTGTCGGCGGTGGCGGGAGGCTGCTTGGCGCCGCATGCGGCGAGCACGAGCACGGAAAGCAGCGAAAGCGAAAACAGGAGCTTGGAGGTCATGGCCGTCGAGAAACGCGTTTCGGCGCGAGCC includes the following:
- a CDS encoding efflux RND transporter periplasmic adaptor subunit, whose translation is MTSKLLFSLSLLSVLVLAACGAKQPPATADTPPPEVGVVTLRATDVPVHTELAGRTAAFRVSEVRPQVNGIVRKRLFEEGSMVRAGQVLYEIEPGPFEAAHEQAQAALATSQAGIASLRGKAGRFGELVKANAVSRQEHEEAQAALVQAEAGVKAAQAAVKAARINLGFTRITAPIAGRIGRSSVTEGALVAPGQTVALATIQRLDPIYVDVVQSSLDLTRLKRRFISGDMAPASAQVGLRMEDGLPYSHTGTMKFSEVAVDPATGSVTLRAEFPNPQGLLLPGMYVRAQVESGVERQAILAPQRGVARNEKGEPTALVVGAGDKVELRALELRTTTGDQWIVSKGLREGDRLVVDGLQRAQPGAKVKPVPVTAANTATASSAD